A region of the Lysobacter sp. K5869 genome:
GGCGGCAACATGGCCCGCAGCCTGATCGGCGGCTTGATCGCGCGCGGCGCCGAACCTTCGCGCCTGCGCGTGGCCGAGCCGGTGCCCGCACTGCGCGAGGCGCTGGCGCGCGACTTCGGCGTGCCGGTGTTCGAGCGCGGCGAACAGGCGGTGGAAGGCGCCGACGTGTGGTTGCTGGCGGTCAAGCCGCAGGTGATGCGCGAGGTCTGCGGCGCGCTCGCCGCGCAGGCCCGCGCGCAGGCGCCGCTGGCGATTTCCATCGCCGCCGGCATCACCGCCGGCCAGCTCGACCGCTGGCTCGGCGGCGGCGCGGCGGTGGTGCGGGCGATGCCCAACACCCCGGCCCTGCTCGGCGCCGGCATCACCGGGCTGTACGCCAACGAGGCCGCGCGGCCGCGCTTCGCGCAAGCGGCCGAGCTGCTGTCGGCGGTCGGCCCGACCGTGCGCATCGACGACGAAGCGCAGATGGACGCGGTCACCGCGGTGTCCGGCAGCGGTCCGGCTTATGTGTTCTTGCTTGCCGAAGCGATGCAACAAGCCGGCGAAGCGCAAGGACTCAGCGCCGAGGCGGCGCGCGCGCTGGTCACCCAAACCCTGCTCGGCGCGGCGACCATGCTGCAGGCCAGCGAAGAGCCGGCGGCGACGCTGCGCGCGCGGGTCACCTCGCCCAACGGCACCACCCAGGCCGCGGTGGAAACCTTCGAGGCCGGCGGTTTCCGCGGTTTGGTCGACCGCGCCATCGCCGCGGCCACCGAGCGCGGCCGGCAGTTGTCGGCGGCGAACGAATGAGCCGCCTCGCCATCGGCGCGATCGCGCTGGCGCTGCTGGCCGGCTGCGGGCGCGAGGCGTCGGTGCCGCCGGCGCAGGGCAATGCGGCCGGCAGCGAGACGGTCAGGATCGGCGCGGTGGCGATGCACGCCACCGCGGTGCAGACCGACAAACTGCCCGAGCAAGTGGTGCGCCGCTACGGCGCGCCGCGCGATGCGCGCACCGTGCTGCTGGTGATGTCGCTGCGTCAGGGCGAAGAGGCCGATGCCAAGGCGCTGACTGCGCAACGGGCCGAAGCGACGGTCACCGATCTGCTCGGCCGCAAGCAGACGCTGACGCTGCGCGAAGTGCGCGACGGCGATCTGGTCGATTATGTCGGCACCGCGCAGGTGTCGCCGCCGGATACGCTGCGGTTCGAGGTGACGATGGTCGGCCCGAACGGGCGCCATTCGATGAAGTTCAATCGCGATTTTTTCTGAGCGCGGACCCTTCTGAGCGCGAATCCGCCGTCGCGCCGAAAGCGCGGCGGCGGCGCAAGCGGCTCGGCCATCGCTCGAATCGGAATCCCGGCGCGAAAATCGGCCCGGAACCGGCGCCGCCTCACTGCCCCGGCAACCCGCCGTTGCGCGCCAACGCATCCACCCGCCGCCGTTCGTTCGGATCGAACGGCGCCAGCAGCGCATCCAGCCGCTGCCGCCGCTGGCTCTGGCTGAGCCCGTTGTCGGCCAGCACGCGCTGACGCTGCGCGGCGTAGCTGCGCAGACGCAGTTGCCACTGCGCGCGGCGTCGATCGAGTTCGCCCAAGCGCTGCGCCGCCTCGGCGCCGAACTGGGCTTCGCGCTGCGCGTAACGCGCCGCGGGCGCGGCGCCGTCGCGGTCGAAACGGCGGCTCTGCTCGACCGCGTCGTTCAACTGCGCGCTGCCCTGCAGCGCCGGCTCGGCCGCCGCGTCGCGCTGCAAGCGCGCAGCGAGCGCCGCGCGTTCGGCCGGATCGCGCTCGGCCAGCAGCGCGCCGCGCAATTGGCCGCGCCGGCGCGCTTGTTCG
Encoded here:
- a CDS encoding DUF4426 domain-containing protein encodes the protein MSRLAIGAIALALLAGCGREASVPPAQGNAAGSETVRIGAVAMHATAVQTDKLPEQVVRRYGAPRDARTVLLVMSLRQGEEADAKALTAQRAEATVTDLLGRKQTLTLREVRDGDLVDYVGTAQVSPPDTLRFEVTMVGPNGRHSMKFNRDFF
- the proC gene encoding pyrroline-5-carboxylate reductase, giving the protein MPNANTAPPSAPTLAFVGGGNMARSLIGGLIARGAEPSRLRVAEPVPALREALARDFGVPVFERGEQAVEGADVWLLAVKPQVMREVCGALAAQARAQAPLAISIAAGITAGQLDRWLGGGAAVVRAMPNTPALLGAGITGLYANEAARPRFAQAAELLSAVGPTVRIDDEAQMDAVTAVSGSGPAYVFLLAEAMQQAGEAQGLSAEAARALVTQTLLGAATMLQASEEPAATLRARVTSPNGTTQAAVETFEAGGFRGLVDRAIAAATERGRQLSAANE